A region from the Capra hircus breed San Clemente chromosome 9, ASM170441v1, whole genome shotgun sequence genome encodes:
- the MTFR2 gene encoding mitochondrial fission regulator 2 isoform X1 yields MWTSKRSWTRARARLASSSADSAARFLNDCSLKFPWLPGGWASEEGIKKQCFFEFASVFASSMSFILSILREMLEYFGVPINQVLRIWENKDYGSARSIVRIIGKLLPLEPCPRPNFELVPLLNSVDPANCGSVVPSFADVWCVANDEEASYLRFRNSTWKNEEEEKIASFHPLQLVEGPLTPAVRHNKPRKNDWPESETAIKKIAALEDELAFLRSQIAAIVGRQELGNSTKAGFLDLNDRPSGFGQKPSSGATQLNVKQDSFSSSVLPSSPPPPPPPQISSVQPPCSPLLKTASNNICASDNSTTEGKKQHPDARNTNDSHHSKNQRNEAVPNMLDVLKDMNKVKLRAIERSPGGRPVHKRKREDSPWDPVSLISHALKQKFAFQEEDSFEKEDNCWESSPFSSPETSRVRL; encoded by the exons ATGTGGACCTCTAAGCGCTCCTGGACCAGGGCGAGAGCACGCCTGGCCTCGTCCTCTGCGGATTCTGCCGCGAGGTtccttaatgactgtagcttgaAGTTCCCGTGGTTGCCGGGAGGCTGGGCTTCGGAGGAAG GTATCAAGAAACAATGTTTCTTTGAATTTGCTTCTGTATTTGCCTCATCAATGTCATTCATATTGAGTATCTTAAGAGAAATGCTGGAATATTTTGGTGTTCCCATAAACCAG GTTTTACGCATTTGGGAAAATAAAGACTATGGATCAGCTCGGAGTATTGTACGTATCATTGGGAAACTTCTTCCTTTAGAACCTTGTCCCAGGCCTAATTTTGAG CTGGTTCCGCTCTTGAACTCTGTGGACCCGGCTAACTGTGGCTCTGTAGTTCCGTCTTTTGCTGACGTTTGGTGTGTGGCAAATGATGAAGAAGCCAGTTATCTCAGATTTCG AAATAGTACGTGGAAAaatgaagaagaggagaaaattgCATCTTTTCATCCCTTGCAACTAGTTGAAGGTCCACTGACACCTGCTGTAAGGCATAACAAACCAAGAAAAAATGATTGGCCTGAAAGTGAAACTGCAATTAAAAAGATAGCTGCCCTTGAAGATGAGCTAGCTTTTCTTCGCTCCCAGATTGCTGCAATTGTGGGACGGCAAGAACTGGGAAACAGTACAAAAGCTG GTTTCCTGGACTTGAATGACAGGCCTAGTGGTTTTGGACAAAAGCCATCATCAGGGGCTACTCAACTCAATGTCAAACAAGATTCGTTTTCAAGTTCAgtgcttccctcttctcctcctccaccaccGCCTCCTCagatttcttctgtacagcctcCATGTTCTCCTCTCTTGAAAACAGCATCTAATAATATTTGTGCATCAGATAATTCAAcaactgaagggaaaaaacagCACCCAGATGCTAGGAACACCAATGATAGTCATCATTCAAAAAACCAGAGAAATGAAGCTGTTCCAAACATGTTGGATGTTCTAAAGGATATGAATAAGGTTAAACTACGTGCTATTGAAAG gtcccctggaggcagACCTGTtcataaaaggaaaagagaagactcACCTTGGGATCCAGTGTCTCTAATATCCCATGCACTTAAGCAGAAATTTGCATTCCAAGAAGAAGATTCCTTTGAGAAAGAAGATAATTGTTGGGAGTCTTCTCCATTTTCTAGTCCAGAAACTTCAAGGGTGCGCTTATAA
- the MTFR2 gene encoding mitochondrial fission regulator 2 isoform X2, with amino-acid sequence MSFILSILREMLEYFGVPINQVLRIWENKDYGSARSIVRIIGKLLPLEPCPRPNFELVPLLNSVDPANCGSVVPSFADVWCVANDEEASYLRFRNSTWKNEEEEKIASFHPLQLVEGPLTPAVRHNKPRKNDWPESETAIKKIAALEDELAFLRSQIAAIVGRQELGNSTKAGFLDLNDRPSGFGQKPSSGATQLNVKQDSFSSSVLPSSPPPPPPPQISSVQPPCSPLLKTASNNICASDNSTTEGKKQHPDARNTNDSHHSKNQRNEAVPNMLDVLKDMNKVKLRAIERSPGGRPVHKRKREDSPWDPVSLISHALKQKFAFQEEDSFEKEDNCWESSPFSSPETSRVRL; translated from the exons ATGTCATTCATATTGAGTATCTTAAGAGAAATGCTGGAATATTTTGGTGTTCCCATAAACCAG GTTTTACGCATTTGGGAAAATAAAGACTATGGATCAGCTCGGAGTATTGTACGTATCATTGGGAAACTTCTTCCTTTAGAACCTTGTCCCAGGCCTAATTTTGAG CTGGTTCCGCTCTTGAACTCTGTGGACCCGGCTAACTGTGGCTCTGTAGTTCCGTCTTTTGCTGACGTTTGGTGTGTGGCAAATGATGAAGAAGCCAGTTATCTCAGATTTCG AAATAGTACGTGGAAAaatgaagaagaggagaaaattgCATCTTTTCATCCCTTGCAACTAGTTGAAGGTCCACTGACACCTGCTGTAAGGCATAACAAACCAAGAAAAAATGATTGGCCTGAAAGTGAAACTGCAATTAAAAAGATAGCTGCCCTTGAAGATGAGCTAGCTTTTCTTCGCTCCCAGATTGCTGCAATTGTGGGACGGCAAGAACTGGGAAACAGTACAAAAGCTG GTTTCCTGGACTTGAATGACAGGCCTAGTGGTTTTGGACAAAAGCCATCATCAGGGGCTACTCAACTCAATGTCAAACAAGATTCGTTTTCAAGTTCAgtgcttccctcttctcctcctccaccaccGCCTCCTCagatttcttctgtacagcctcCATGTTCTCCTCTCTTGAAAACAGCATCTAATAATATTTGTGCATCAGATAATTCAAcaactgaagggaaaaaacagCACCCAGATGCTAGGAACACCAATGATAGTCATCATTCAAAAAACCAGAGAAATGAAGCTGTTCCAAACATGTTGGATGTTCTAAAGGATATGAATAAGGTTAAACTACGTGCTATTGAAAG gtcccctggaggcagACCTGTtcataaaaggaaaagagaagactcACCTTGGGATCCAGTGTCTCTAATATCCCATGCACTTAAGCAGAAATTTGCATTCCAAGAAGAAGATTCCTTTGAGAAAGAAGATAATTGTTGGGAGTCTTCTCCATTTTCTAGTCCAGAAACTTCAAGGGTGCGCTTATAA